The Serratia rhizosphaerae genome has a segment encoding these proteins:
- the epmA gene encoding elongation factor P--(R)-beta-lysine ligase, whose amino-acid sequence MSEAASWQPSAPIANLLKRAAILAEIRRFFADRGVLEVETPAMSQATVTDVHLVPFQTQFVGPSAADGMTLYMMTSPEYHMKRLLAAGSGPIYQLGRAFRNEEAGRHHNPEFTMLEWYRPHYDMYRLMNEVDDLLQQVLDCDSAETLSYQQAFQRHLEIDPLSADKAQLREAAAKLDLSNIADTEEDRDTLLQLLFTFGVEPHIGREKPAFVYHFPASQAALAEISTEDHRVAERFEVYFKGIELANGFRELTDSNEQRQRFEQDNRKRAARGLPQQPIDYHLLDALSHGMPECAGVALGVDRLVMLALGVESLSEVIAFPVTRA is encoded by the coding sequence ATGAGCGAAGCGGCAAGCTGGCAGCCGAGTGCACCCATCGCCAATTTGTTGAAACGCGCAGCGATCCTCGCTGAGATCCGGCGCTTTTTCGCCGATCGCGGCGTATTAGAGGTGGAAACGCCGGCGATGAGCCAGGCGACCGTCACCGATGTCCATCTGGTCCCGTTTCAGACGCAGTTTGTCGGCCCGAGCGCGGCGGATGGCATGACGCTGTACATGATGACCAGCCCGGAATATCACATGAAGCGTTTGCTGGCAGCCGGCAGCGGCCCGATTTATCAGTTGGGGCGCGCTTTCCGCAATGAGGAGGCCGGACGCCACCACAATCCTGAATTCACCATGCTGGAGTGGTACCGTCCACATTACGATATGTACCGGCTGATGAATGAAGTGGATGACTTATTGCAGCAGGTGCTGGACTGCGACAGTGCGGAAACGCTGTCCTACCAACAGGCGTTCCAGCGCCATCTGGAGATTGACCCGCTGTCGGCGGATAAGGCGCAGCTGCGCGAAGCCGCCGCTAAGCTGGATCTTAGCAATATCGCCGATACGGAAGAGGATCGCGATACGCTGCTGCAGCTGCTGTTTACCTTCGGCGTAGAGCCGCACATCGGCCGTGAGAAGCCGGCGTTCGTCTACCATTTCCCGGCGTCACAGGCGGCGCTGGCGGAGATCAGTACGGAAGATCACCGCGTGGCGGAGCGTTTTGAGGTGTACTTTAAAGGCATCGAACTGGCGAACGGCTTTCGCGAGCTGACCGACAGCAATGAGCAGCGTCAGCGTTTTGAGCAGGATAACCGCAAACGCGCGGCGCGCGGCCTGCCGCAGCAGCCGATTGACTATCACCTGCTGGATGCGTTAAGTCACGGTATGCCCGAGTGCGCCGGCGTGGCGCTGGGGGTCGATCGTCTGGTGATGCTGGCGCTGGGGGTGGAAAGCCTGAGTGAAGTGATTGCGTTCCCGGTGACGCGCGCCTGA
- the queG gene encoding tRNA epoxyqueuosine(34) reductase QueG, with protein sequence MTHPLDLNQLAQHIKQWGQSLGFQQVGICDTDLSAEEPKLQAWLDKQYHGEMEWMARHGMLRARPHELLPGTLRVISVRMNYLPAKAAFASTLNNPQLGYVSRYALGRDYHKLLRQRLKKLGEQIQQYCGELNFRPFVDSAPIMERPLAAKAGIGWVGKHSLILNREAGSWFFLGELLIDLPLPVDRPQEEQCGRCVACITTCPTGAIVEPYTVDARRCISYLTIELEGAIPEEFRPLMGNRIYGCDDCQLICPWNRFSQLTDEADFSPRAALHAPQLIDLFAWSEEKFLRITEGSAIRRIGHLRWLRNIAVALGNAPYQEEVITALRTRQGQNELLDEHIEWALQQQLARRAEHRVEVQSPQKKRLIRAVEKGLPRDA encoded by the coding sequence ATTCCAGCAGGTTGGTATCTGCGATACCGATCTGAGCGCAGAAGAGCCCAAATTGCAGGCGTGGCTTGATAAGCAGTACCACGGTGAAATGGAGTGGATGGCACGCCACGGCATGCTGCGCGCCCGGCCTCATGAACTGCTGCCCGGCACTCTGCGGGTGATCAGCGTGCGCATGAACTACCTGCCGGCCAAAGCGGCGTTCGCCAGCACGCTGAACAATCCGCAGCTCGGCTATGTCAGCCGCTATGCGCTGGGGCGTGATTACCACAAACTGCTGCGTCAGCGCCTGAAAAAGCTCGGCGAACAGATCCAGCAGTACTGTGGCGAACTGAATTTTCGTCCGTTTGTCGATTCGGCACCAATTATGGAACGCCCGTTAGCCGCTAAAGCCGGGATTGGCTGGGTTGGTAAACACTCACTGATTCTCAATCGGGAAGCCGGTTCATGGTTTTTCCTCGGCGAATTGCTGATTGATTTGCCCCTGCCGGTCGACCGCCCGCAAGAGGAGCAGTGCGGACGCTGCGTAGCCTGCATCACCACCTGCCCGACCGGCGCCATCGTCGAGCCATATACCGTTGACGCCCGGCGCTGTATCTCTTATCTGACCATTGAGTTGGAAGGCGCCATTCCGGAAGAGTTTCGTCCGCTCATGGGCAACCGCATTTACGGCTGTGACGACTGCCAGCTGATTTGCCCGTGGAACCGTTTCTCACAGCTGACTGACGAAGCAGACTTCAGCCCGCGCGCGGCGCTGCACGCTCCGCAGCTGATCGATCTGTTTGCCTGGAGTGAAGAGAAATTTCTGCGCATCACCGAGGGCTCGGCGATTCGCCGCATTGGCCATCTGCGTTGGCTGCGTAACATCGCCGTCGCACTTGGCAACGCGCCGTACCAGGAAGAGGTCATCACCGCCCTGCGCACGCGGCAGGGGCAAAACGAACTGCTGGATGAACATATCGAGTGGGCGTTACAGCAACAACTTGCCCGCCGCGCCGAACACCGCGTTGAGGTACAAAGCCCGCAGAAAAAACGATTAATACGCGCTGTGGAAAAAGGATTACCGAGGGATGCCTGA
- a CDS encoding succinate dehydrogenase/fumarate reductase iron-sulfur subunit has protein sequence MAEMKTLKIEVMRYNPESDDAPHFATYSVPYDEQTSLLDALGYIKDHLAPDLSYRWSCRMAICGSCGMMVNRVPKLACKTFLRDYTGGMKVEALGNFPIERDLVVDMTHFIESLEAIKPYIIGNDRKPEDGPNVQTPAQMAKYHQFSGCINCGLCYAACPQFGLNPEFIGPAAITLAHRYNLDNRDHGKKQRMPQLNGQNGVWSCTFVGYCSEVCPKHVDPAAAIQQGKVESATDFMIAMLKPQ, from the coding sequence ATGGCTGAGATGAAAACGCTGAAAATCGAGGTCATGCGTTATAACCCGGAAAGCGATGACGCACCACATTTCGCGACCTATAGCGTGCCTTATGACGAGCAGACCTCGCTGCTGGATGCGCTGGGCTATATCAAGGACCACCTGGCGCCGGATCTGTCCTACCGCTGGTCCTGCCGCATGGCGATCTGCGGCTCCTGCGGCATGATGGTCAACCGCGTGCCGAAGCTGGCGTGCAAAACCTTCCTGCGCGACTACACGGGCGGCATGAAGGTCGAGGCGCTGGGCAACTTCCCGATCGAGCGCGACCTGGTGGTCGATATGACCCACTTTATCGAAAGCCTCGAAGCGATTAAGCCGTATATCATCGGCAACGATCGCAAGCCGGAAGACGGTCCCAACGTGCAAACGCCGGCGCAGATGGCGAAGTACCACCAGTTCTCCGGCTGCATCAACTGCGGTTTATGCTACGCCGCCTGCCCGCAGTTCGGCCTGAACCCTGAGTTTATCGGCCCGGCCGCCATTACGCTGGCGCACCGCTATAACCTCGATAATCGCGACCACGGCAAAAAACAGCGTATGCCGCAGCTCAACGGTCAGAACGGCGTCTGGAGCTGCACCTTTGTCGGTTACTGCTCTGAAGTCTGCCCGAAACACGTCGACCCGGCCGCCGCAATTCAACAGGGTAAAGTTGAAAGCGCTACCGACTTTATGATCGCCATGCTGAAGCCGCAATAA
- the mscM gene encoding miniconductance mechanosensitive channel MscM produces MRLIITTLLLGCLLAQPALAAALPSESQLKQELKQAESNKNAPNQAETVEALQSALNRLAERAESLTRTEQYQKVIDDFPKMAQQLRRQLTVENAKILPNGDNLPTSELEQQILQTSSQLLEQARLMQQEQDRSREISDSLGQLPQQQTEARRTLTETQRRLQALPPNPTKPPALAQLYLLQTEAAARKAKVNELDLAQLSANNRQELARMRAEVFKKRHEKLDIQLQALRNNLNNQRQREAELALKKTEQLAEQSGELPKSISEQLQINRELSTALNNQAQRMDLISSQQRQAASQTLQVRQAMSTIIEQAQWLGSSPVLGETLRAQVSTLPEMPKPQQSDSDMAQLRVQRLQFENQLEKLPQRAQSLKQDDGSDLTPGQQQIIDAQLRTQRELLNSLLSGCDTQILELTKLKVANTQLVDALNEIKDATHRYLFWVPDVSPLTLSYPINVAHDLTRLLSLDTLAQLSGAFVMMVTSRSTLVPIFGALLLVIFSISTRKHYHAFLERSSSKVGKVTQDQFYLTLRNVFWSILVALPLPVLWAALGFGLQNAWPYPVAVAIGDGVTATLPILWVCMISAAFAHPRGLFIVHFGWPVKQVSRAMRYYKMSIWLIVPLIMALITFDNLNDREFSNTLGRLCFILLCIALLLVTSSLKRAGIPLYLDKKGSGENMVNSALWGVLMSAPLLAALAAAIGYFTTAQALLARLETSVAIWFFLLVIYHIIRRWMLIQRRRIAFDRAKQRRAEILAQRARGEEESASTPITSSNEGSMEVDETEIDLDAISAQSLRLVRSILTMIALVSVIFLWSEIHSAFAFLENISLWNVTSSSNGVDSVQSITLGAVLIAVLVLMVTMQLVRNLPALLELAVLQHLDLAPGTGYAITTITKYLLLLFGAILSFSWIGIEWSKLQWVVTALSVGLGFGMQEIFSNFISGLIILFEKPIRIGDTVTIRNLTGSITKINTRATTISDWDRKEIIVPNKAFITEQFVNWSLSDAITRVVLTVPAPAEANSEEVTKILTDASHRCSLVLDNPPPEVYLVDLQQGIQIFELRIYAAEMGHRMPLRHEMHQLILAGYREHGITLPYPPFQVRTDTLSRITNHDGRAVSSTPAPSTKRDSGSL; encoded by the coding sequence GTGCGCCTGATTATCACCACATTATTGCTCGGTTGTTTACTGGCTCAGCCGGCGCTGGCGGCGGCGCTGCCCAGCGAGTCACAGCTCAAACAGGAGCTGAAACAGGCAGAAAGCAATAAGAACGCACCCAATCAGGCGGAAACGGTTGAGGCGCTGCAAAGCGCCCTCAACCGGCTGGCCGAACGCGCAGAATCCCTGACGCGTACGGAACAGTACCAGAAAGTGATCGACGACTTTCCCAAGATGGCGCAGCAGCTGCGCCGTCAGTTAACGGTCGAAAACGCCAAAATCCTGCCGAACGGCGACAATCTGCCCACCAGCGAGCTGGAACAGCAAATTCTGCAGACCAGCAGCCAACTGTTGGAACAGGCGCGCCTGATGCAGCAGGAGCAGGATCGTTCGCGCGAGATCAGCGACTCACTCGGCCAGTTGCCACAGCAACAAACTGAAGCCCGGCGCACACTGACGGAAACCCAGCGCCGCCTGCAGGCACTGCCGCCAAACCCAACCAAGCCGCCGGCGCTGGCGCAGCTGTATCTGCTGCAGACCGAAGCCGCCGCGCGCAAGGCCAAGGTCAATGAACTGGATCTTGCACAGCTGTCGGCCAATAACCGGCAGGAGCTGGCGCGCATGCGCGCCGAAGTGTTTAAAAAGCGCCATGAAAAGCTGGATATTCAACTGCAGGCGCTGCGCAATAACCTGAATAACCAGCGTCAGCGCGAAGCCGAGCTGGCGCTGAAAAAAACTGAACAACTGGCCGAACAGAGCGGCGAGCTGCCGAAAAGCATCAGCGAACAGCTGCAAATCAACCGTGAATTGTCCACCGCTCTGAACAACCAGGCGCAGCGCATGGACCTGATCTCTTCGCAGCAGCGCCAGGCCGCCTCGCAAACCCTACAGGTGCGTCAGGCAATGAGCACCATCATCGAGCAGGCACAGTGGCTGGGTTCGTCGCCGGTGCTGGGCGAAACGCTGCGCGCACAGGTGTCAACGCTGCCGGAAATGCCTAAACCTCAGCAGTCGGACAGCGATATGGCGCAGCTGCGCGTACAGCGCCTGCAGTTTGAAAACCAGCTGGAAAAGCTGCCGCAGCGTGCGCAAAGCCTTAAACAGGACGACGGCTCCGACCTGACGCCGGGGCAGCAACAGATTATCGACGCACAGCTGCGCACCCAGCGCGAACTGCTCAACTCCCTGCTGTCCGGTTGCGACACGCAAATCCTCGAGCTGACCAAGCTGAAGGTGGCCAATACCCAGCTGGTCGACGCACTCAATGAGATTAAGGACGCCACCCACCGCTATCTGTTCTGGGTGCCGGACGTCAGCCCGCTGACGCTTTCCTATCCCATCAACGTGGCGCACGACCTGACGCGTCTGCTGTCGTTGGACACCCTGGCGCAACTGAGCGGTGCCTTTGTGATGATGGTGACCAGCCGCAGTACGCTGGTGCCCATTTTCGGCGCTTTGTTGCTGGTGATATTCAGCATCAGCACCCGCAAGCACTATCACGCATTTCTGGAACGCTCGAGCAGTAAGGTCGGCAAGGTCACTCAGGATCAGTTCTATCTGACCCTGCGCAACGTCTTCTGGTCGATTCTGGTGGCGCTGCCGCTGCCGGTGCTGTGGGCGGCGCTGGGCTTCGGCCTGCAAAATGCCTGGCCTTACCCGGTCGCCGTGGCGATCGGCGACGGCGTGACCGCCACCCTGCCGATCCTGTGGGTCTGTATGATCAGCGCGGCCTTTGCTCACCCGCGCGGGTTGTTTATCGTGCATTTCGGCTGGCCGGTGAAGCAAGTTTCACGTGCCATGCGCTATTATAAAATGTCGATCTGGCTGATCGTGCCGTTGATCATGGCGTTGATCACCTTCGATAACCTCAACGATCGCGAGTTTTCCAACACGCTGGGACGTTTGTGCTTTATCCTGCTGTGCATCGCCCTGCTGCTGGTGACCAGCAGCCTGAAGCGCGCCGGCATCCCGCTCTACCTGGATAAAAAAGGCTCCGGCGAAAACATGGTGAATAGCGCACTGTGGGGGGTGCTGATGTCTGCGCCGCTGCTGGCAGCGCTGGCGGCCGCTATCGGCTATTTCACCACCGCACAGGCTCTACTGGCGCGCCTGGAAACCTCGGTCGCCATCTGGTTCTTCCTGTTGGTGATCTACCACATCATCCGCCGCTGGATGCTGATTCAGCGCCGGCGCATCGCCTTCGACCGCGCCAAACAGCGACGCGCCGAAATTCTCGCCCAGCGTGCGCGCGGGGAGGAGGAAAGCGCCTCAACGCCCATCACCAGCAGTAATGAGGGCAGCATGGAAGTCGATGAGACGGAGATCGATCTGGATGCGATCAGCGCCCAGTCGCTGCGGTTGGTGCGTTCAATCCTGACGATGATCGCGCTGGTGTCGGTGATCTTTCTGTGGTCGGAAATCCATTCCGCCTTTGCCTTCCTGGAAAACATCTCGCTGTGGAACGTCACCTCGTCCAGCAACGGCGTTGACAGCGTCCAGTCAATTACTCTCGGCGCAGTGCTGATCGCCGTGCTGGTGCTAATGGTGACCATGCAGCTGGTACGCAACCTGCCCGCATTACTGGAGCTGGCGGTGCTGCAGCACCTGGATCTAGCACCCGGCACCGGCTATGCCATTACCACCATCACCAAATATCTGCTGTTGCTGTTCGGCGCCATCCTCAGCTTTTCCTGGATCGGCATCGAATGGTCGAAACTGCAATGGGTGGTTACCGCGCTCAGCGTCGGCTTAGGCTTTGGCATGCAGGAGATCTTCTCCAACTTCATCTCCGGCCTGATCATTTTGTTTGAAAAGCCGATCCGCATCGGCGATACCGTCACGATCCGCAACCTGACAGGCAGCATCACCAAGATCAACACCCGCGCCACCACGATTTCCGACTGGGACCGCAAAGAGATCATCGTGCCGAACAAGGCGTTTATCACCGAACAGTTCGTCAACTGGTCACTGTCCGATGCCATCACCCGTGTGGTGCTGACCGTACCGGCGCCGGCGGAAGCCAACAGCGAGGAAGTGACCAAAATCCTCACCGACGCCTCCCACCGCTGTTCGCTGGTGCTGGACAACCCGCCGCCGGAGGTCTATCTGGTCGATCTGCAGCAGGGTATTCAGATCTTTGAACTGCGTATTTACGCCGCCGAGATGGGCCACCGTATGCCGCTACGTCACGAGATGCACCAGCTGATCCTGGCCGGTTACCGCGAACACGGCATTACCCTGCCTTATCCGCCGTTCCAGGTGCGCACCGACACCCTGTCGCGCATTACCAACCACGACGGCCGTGCGGTGTCTTCTACGCCGGCCCCGAGCACCAAGCGCGACTCCGGCAGCCTGTAA
- the asd gene encoding archaetidylserine decarboxylase (Phosphatidylserine decarboxylase is synthesized as a single chain precursor. Generation of the pyruvoyl active site from a Ser is coupled to cleavage of a Gly-Ser bond between the larger (beta) and smaller (alpha chains). It is an integral membrane protein.) encodes MLDSIKIKLQYWLPKLALTRLAGWGADKEAGWLTQQVVKLFARYYRVDMQEAQNPDLTSYATFNEFFVRPLRDGARPVVSEANVLALPADGAISQLGLIRDDQIFQAKGHHYSLEALLAGNYQLADTFRNGLFATTYLAPRDYHRVHMPCDGVLREMIYVPGDLFSVNPLTAANVPNLFARNERVICVFDTAFGPMVQILVGATIVGSIETVWAGTVTPPREGIIKRWAYPAAGEDDAITLAKGAEMGRFKLGSTVINLFTANSVHFEPRLNNGTVTRMGEAFAEAATARDAAEAPQT; translated from the coding sequence GTGCTGGATAGCATCAAAATCAAATTACAATACTGGCTGCCGAAGTTGGCGCTGACCCGTCTGGCCGGCTGGGGTGCAGACAAAGAGGCCGGCTGGCTGACGCAGCAGGTGGTAAAACTGTTCGCCCGCTATTACCGCGTGGATATGCAGGAAGCGCAGAACCCGGATTTGACCTCATACGCCACCTTCAACGAATTCTTCGTTCGTCCACTGCGCGACGGCGCGCGTCCCGTCGTCAGCGAAGCCAACGTGCTGGCGCTGCCGGCTGACGGCGCCATCAGCCAGCTTGGCCTGATCCGCGACGATCAAATCTTCCAGGCCAAGGGGCATCACTACAGCCTGGAGGCGCTGCTGGCCGGTAACTATCAGTTGGCGGACACCTTCCGCAACGGCCTGTTCGCCACCACTTACCTGGCGCCGCGTGACTATCACCGCGTGCATATGCCGTGCGACGGCGTGCTGCGCGAGATGATCTACGTGCCGGGTGACCTGTTCTCGGTCAACCCGCTGACCGCCGCCAACGTGCCTAACCTGTTCGCCCGTAATGAACGCGTGATCTGCGTCTTCGACACGGCGTTCGGGCCTATGGTGCAAATACTGGTCGGCGCCACCATCGTCGGCAGCATTGAAACCGTGTGGGCCGGCACCGTTACGCCGCCGCGCGAAGGTATCATCAAACGCTGGGCCTACCCGGCGGCCGGTGAAGACGACGCCATTACGCTGGCAAAAGGCGCTGAAATGGGCCGCTTTAAGCTGGGTTCGACGGTGATCAACCTGTTTACCGCCAACAGCGTGCATTTCGAACCGCGCCTGAACAACGGCACCGTGACCCGTATGGGCGAAGCCTTTGCCGAAGCGGCTACCGCGCGTGATGCGGCAGAAGCGCCGCAAACCTAA
- the frdA gene encoding fumarate reductase (quinol) flavoprotein subunit: MQTFNADLAIIGAGGAGLRAAIAAAEANPTLKIALVSKVYPMRSHTVAAEGGSAAVTQEHDAYDYHFNDTVAGGDWLCEQDVVDHFVHHCPREMAQLEQWGCPWSRKPDGSVNVRRFGGMKIERTWFAADKTGFHMLHTLFQTSLKYPQIQRFDEHFVLDILVDDGQARGLVAINMMEGNRVQIRANAVVMATGGAGRVYRYNTNGGIVTGDGMGIAFRHGVPLRDMEFVQYHPTGLPGSGILMTEGCRGEGGILVNKDGYRYLQDYGMGPETPLGEPKNKYMELGPRDKVSQAFWHEWRAGRTIATPRGDVVYLDLRHLGEKKLLERLPFICELAKAYVGVDPVKEPIPVRPTAHYTMGGIETDQNCETRIKGLYAVGECSSVGLHGANRLGSNSLAELVVFGRVAGEHAAQRALESTPANGGALEAQSRDVEQRLHALMAQEGDESWSAIRDEMGLSMEEGCGIYRTPELMQKTIDKLAELKERFKRVRIADRSSVFNTDLLYTIELGHGLNVAECMAHSAFNRKESRGAHQRLDNGCTERDDVNFLKHTLAFHHADGAPRLEYSDVKITKLPPAKRVYGAEADAQEKKEKEQANG, translated from the coding sequence GTGCAAACCTTTAACGCCGATCTCGCCATTATTGGCGCCGGGGGCGCGGGTTTACGTGCGGCGATTGCCGCCGCGGAAGCCAACCCCACTTTAAAAATTGCCCTGGTGTCAAAAGTCTATCCCATGCGCAGCCACACGGTGGCCGCCGAGGGCGGTTCCGCCGCCGTGACCCAGGAGCACGACGCCTACGATTATCACTTTAACGACACCGTCGCCGGCGGCGACTGGCTGTGCGAACAAGACGTGGTGGATCACTTCGTGCATCACTGCCCGCGTGAAATGGCCCAGTTGGAGCAGTGGGGCTGCCCGTGGAGCCGTAAACCGGACGGTTCGGTCAACGTGCGCCGCTTTGGCGGCATGAAAATCGAACGCACCTGGTTCGCCGCCGATAAAACCGGCTTCCATATGCTGCACACCCTGTTCCAGACTTCGTTGAAATACCCGCAGATTCAGCGTTTTGATGAACATTTCGTTCTCGATATTCTGGTCGATGACGGCCAGGCGCGCGGCCTGGTTGCCATTAATATGATGGAAGGCAACCGGGTACAGATCCGCGCCAACGCGGTGGTGATGGCCACCGGCGGCGCCGGCCGCGTTTACCGCTACAACACCAACGGCGGTATCGTCACCGGCGACGGTATGGGCATCGCCTTCCGTCACGGCGTACCGCTGCGTGACATGGAGTTTGTGCAGTATCACCCTACCGGCCTGCCCGGCTCCGGCATCCTGATGACCGAAGGCTGCCGCGGCGAAGGCGGCATTCTGGTGAACAAAGACGGCTACCGCTATTTGCAGGATTACGGCATGGGGCCGGAGACGCCGCTCGGGGAGCCGAAAAACAAATATATGGAGCTGGGGCCGCGCGATAAAGTCTCTCAGGCTTTCTGGCATGAATGGCGCGCCGGCCGCACCATTGCCACGCCGCGCGGCGACGTGGTCTATCTGGACCTGCGCCACCTCGGTGAGAAGAAGCTGCTCGAACGCCTGCCGTTTATCTGTGAGCTGGCCAAGGCCTATGTCGGCGTCGATCCGGTGAAAGAACCAATCCCGGTGCGCCCGACCGCGCACTACACCATGGGCGGTATTGAAACCGATCAGAATTGCGAAACCCGCATCAAAGGCCTGTATGCAGTGGGTGAATGCTCCTCCGTCGGCCTGCACGGCGCCAACCGTCTCGGCTCCAACTCGCTGGCGGAACTGGTGGTGTTCGGCCGAGTGGCGGGCGAACATGCCGCGCAGCGCGCACTGGAGAGTACGCCGGCCAACGGCGGCGCGCTGGAGGCGCAAAGCCGCGATGTCGAGCAGCGCCTCCATGCCCTGATGGCGCAGGAGGGCGACGAAAGCTGGTCGGCAATCCGCGACGAAATGGGCCTGTCGATGGAGGAAGGCTGCGGCATCTACCGTACGCCGGAACTGATGCAGAAAACCATCGACAAGCTGGCGGAGCTGAAGGAACGCTTTAAACGCGTCAGGATTGCCGATCGTTCCAGCGTCTTCAATACCGACCTGCTGTACACCATCGAACTGGGCCACGGCCTGAACGTGGCGGAATGCATGGCGCACTCCGCCTTTAACCGCAAAGAGTCGCGCGGCGCCCACCAGCGGCTGGATAACGGCTGCACCGAGCGTGATGACGTCAATTTCCTCAAACATACGCTGGCGTTTCACCACGCCGACGGCGCGCCGCGCCTGGAATACAGCGATGTGAAAATTACCAAACTGCCGCCGGCCAAGCGCGTATATGGCGCAGAGGCCGATGCGCAGGAAAAAAAGGAGAAGGAGCAGGCGAATGGCTGA
- the rsgA gene encoding small ribosomal subunit biogenesis GTPase RsgA — protein MSKNKLSKGQQRRVQANHQRRLKRTDNKPELDDSQLGEPQEGIVISRFGMHADVEAADGSQHRCNIRRTLRSLVTGDRVVWRPGLGNHEGVKGIVEAVHERSSVLTRPDFYDGVKPIAANIDQIVIVSAILPELSLNIIDRYLVACETLDVEPLIVLNKIDLLDDEARQLVDGMMDIYRRIGYRVLEVSSRTREGMAEFEQALAGRISIFAGQSGVGKSSLLNALLPPSDEQILVNNVSDVSGLGQHTTTAARLYHFQHGGDVIDSPGVREFGLWHLEPEQITQGFVEFRDYLGGCKFRDCKHDNDPGCALRAAVERGDIAEERFDNYHRILESMAQVKVRKNLLDANG, from the coding sequence GTGAGCAAAAACAAACTGTCTAAAGGTCAACAACGCCGTGTGCAGGCGAACCATCAGCGTCGCCTGAAGCGCACTGATAACAAACCGGAACTGGACGATAGCCAATTGGGTGAACCGCAAGAGGGGATCGTCATCAGCCGCTTTGGCATGCACGCCGACGTTGAAGCAGCAGACGGTAGCCAGCATCGCTGCAATATTCGTCGTACCCTGCGTTCGCTGGTGACCGGCGACCGCGTGGTCTGGCGTCCCGGCCTTGGCAACCATGAAGGAGTAAAAGGCATCGTCGAAGCTGTGCATGAACGCAGCTCGGTGCTGACGCGCCCGGATTTTTACGACGGCGTCAAACCGATCGCCGCCAATATCGATCAGATCGTGATCGTGTCAGCGATCCTGCCGGAGCTGTCGCTGAACATTATCGATCGTTATCTGGTCGCCTGTGAAACGCTGGATGTCGAGCCGCTGATCGTGCTGAACAAAATCGACCTGCTGGATGATGAAGCGCGCCAGCTGGTTGACGGCATGATGGATATTTACCGCCGCATCGGCTACCGGGTGCTGGAGGTTTCCAGCCGTACCCGCGAAGGCATGGCGGAATTCGAGCAGGCGCTGGCAGGGCGCATCAGTATTTTCGCCGGGCAGTCCGGTGTAGGGAAATCCAGCCTGCTGAACGCCCTGCTGCCGCCGTCCGACGAACAGATTCTGGTGAATAACGTTTCCGATGTCTCCGGCCTCGGCCAGCACACCACCACCGCGGCGCGGCTGTACCATTTCCAGCACGGCGGCGATGTTATCGACTCTCCAGGGGTGCGCGAGTTTGGCCTGTGGCACCTGGAGCCGGAACAGATTACCCAGGGCTTTGTCGAATTTCGCGATTACCTGGGCGGCTGTAAATTCCGCGACTGCAAACACGACAACGATCCCGGCTGCGCCCTCCGCGCGGCGGTGGAGCGCGGCGATATCGCCGAAGAGCGCTTCGACAATTATCACCGTATTTTGGAAAGTATGGCGCAGGTCAAGGTTCGCAAGAACCTGCTGGACGCCAACGGTTAA
- the orn gene encoding oligoribonuclease, whose protein sequence is MTANENNLIWIDLEMTGLDPERDRIIEIATLVTDANLNILAEGPVIAVHQSDEQLALMDDWNVRTHTGSGLVERVKASTVDDRAAELATIAFLEQWVPAGKSPICGNSVGQDRRFLFRYMPLLEAYFHYRYLDVSTLKELARRWKPEILTGFKKQGTHQALDDIRESVAELAYYREHFIQL, encoded by the coding sequence ATGACCGCAAACGAAAATAACCTGATTTGGATCGATTTGGAGATGACCGGTCTGGATCCCGAGCGCGATCGTATTATCGAGATCGCAACGCTGGTGACGGACGCCAATCTGAACATTCTGGCGGAAGGGCCGGTGATCGCCGTGCATCAGTCAGACGAACAGCTGGCGCTCATGGATGACTGGAACGTGCGCACCCACACCGGCAGCGGGCTGGTGGAACGGGTGAAGGCCAGCACCGTTGACGACCGGGCAGCGGAACTGGCGACCATTGCGTTTCTTGAGCAGTGGGTGCCGGCGGGCAAATCGCCGATTTGCGGCAACAGCGTGGGCCAGGACCGGCGTTTTCTGTTCCGTTATATGCCGTTGCTGGAAGCCTACTTCCACTACCGCTATCTGGATGTCAGCACGCTGAAGGAGTTGGCGCGCCGCTGGAAGCCGGAAATTCTGACCGGCTTTAAAAAGCAGGGCACCCATCAGGCGCTGGACGATATCCGTGAATCGGTGGCGGAGCTGGCCTATTACCGCGAGCATTTTATTCAGCTGTAA